Within the Catalinimonas niigatensis genome, the region CAGCATGCAGATGCACAGGTGGCTTTAGAAGAATGGCATTTGATTGCATCAAAAGCAGTTTGGGATGTGCCAGCAGATATCACAAATACCTTTGCTCATTCTCGTTATCTTGGCAATGATCGGTTCTATTTTAAAGTTAAAGGGAATAGATACAGATTAATCGTAAAAGTAGTATTTCTGACG harbors:
- a CDS encoding type II toxin-antitoxin system HigB family toxin translates to MRIIAKRRLREFWQQHADAQVALEEWHLIASKAVWDVPADITNTFAHSRYLGNDRFYFKVKGNRYRLIVKVVFLTKTVYIRFVGTHAEYDKIVDASKI